One Saccharomyces kudriavzevii IFO 1802 strain IFO1802 genome assembly, chromosome: 7 DNA segment encodes these proteins:
- the MPT5 gene encoding Mpt5p (similar to Saccharomyces cerevisiae MPT5 (YGL178W); ancestral locus Anc_8.136) has product MINNEPFSSADSASILTTSTSNNSLMSYNHQPQLSINSVQSLLEPVTPPPLGQMNNKRNHQKAHSLDLSGFNQFISSTQSPLALMSNNTSTSNSANAFSPNSNAASNSAGLSGSMTNPPAILPLINEFDLDMDGSKRKLSNDFGGVAPTNAGVNTSSLTMDTPSTSVTPAASLRNFSNNNNAASKSGMDNSSFGLSSSTSSSMVEISALPLRDLDYIKLATDQFGCRFLQKKLETPSESNMVRDLMYEQIKPFFLDLILDPFGNYLVQKLCDYLTAEQKTLLIQTIYPNVFQISINQYGTRSLQKIIDTVDNEIQIDLIIKGFSQEFTSIEQVVTLINDLNGNHVIQKCIFKFSPSKFGFIIDAIVEQNNIITISTHKHGCCVLQKLLSVCTLQQIFKISVKIVQFLPGLINDQFGNYIIQFLLDIKELDFYLLAELFNRLSNELCQLSCLKFSSNVVEKFIKKLFRIITGFIANNSRGNSQRGLVASDDVINASMNILLTTIDIFTVNLNVLIRDNFGNYALQTLLDVKNYSPLLVYNKNGNTNGQNSSSTLNYGNFCNDFSLKIGNLIVLTKELLPSIKTTSYAKKIKLKVKAYAEATGIPFTDISPQASTMNHNSFQTINNENKNPNNKNSHNHNQSNQKSHTRHFSLPANTYHKRSNSSVAKNFSNQYAQDQKIHSPQQSMHFNQNAYPALGAPSFSSQTNPPLVSHNSLQNFDNRQFANLMAQPNSATPIHSFSSSNIATSNASVQRGFKQSGFTMNDTDKINGNQFSPYSNANSQNFGEAFVPRMPYQTESAKWDSNVSMNPQHMGQGPYNQFNFGRNASASNMPTMNTARTSDELQFTLP; this is encoded by the exons ATG ATCAATAACGAACCTTTCTCATCCGCCGACTCAGCTTCGATTTTAACTACGTCTACATCAAATAACTCCTTAATGTCTTACAATCACCAGCCTCAACTATCTATTAACTCTGTCCAATCACTCTTGGAGCCCGTGACTCCTCCGCCTTTGGGCCAGATGAATAACAAGAGAAACCACCAAAAGGCTCATTCGCTTGATCTCTCGGGTTTCAATCAGTTTATATCGTCTACCCAGTCTCCCTTAGCCTTGATGAGTAATAACACATCAACGTCAAATTCTGCCAATGCATTCTCTCCAAATTCTAATGCCGCTAGTAACTCTGCTGGTCTTTCAGGTTCAATGACCAACCCTCCAGCTATTCTTCCATTGATAAATGAGTTTGATCTGGACATGGATGGATCCAAGAGAAAGTTAAGCAATGATTTTGGCGGCGTCGCCCCCACCAACGCTGGTGTCAATACTTCAAGTTTAACTATGGACACACCATCTACTTCAGTGACGCCTGCAGCATCTCTCAGAAATTTtagcaacaataataacgCTGCATCCAAGTCTGGAATGGATAATTCATCGTTTGGCTTGAGTAGCTctacatcttcatcaatggtCGAAATTAGTGCACTCCCCCTCAGAGATTTGGATTATATCAAACTTGCCACTGATCAATTTGGTtgtcgttttcttcaaaagaaattggaaaCACCCAGTGAATCTAATATGGTGAGGGACTTGATGTATGAACAGATTaagcctttttttttggatctTATCTTAGATCCATTCGGTAATTACTTAGTTCAAAAACTGTGCGATTATTTAACTGCTGAGCAAAAGACATTATTAATACAGACAATTTATCCAaatgtttttcaaatatctATTAATCAATATGGAACTCGTTCTCTACAGAAAATTATAGATACTGttgataatgaaattcaaatcGACCTTATTATCAAGGGGTTTTCTCAGGAGTTTACCTCCATTGAGCAAGTGGTCACTTTAATAAATGATTTGAATGGTAACCATGtgattcaaaaatgtattttcaaattttcaccATCAAAATTTGGTTTTATCATAGATGCTATCGTAgaacaaaataatattatcacCATTTCTACTCACAAGCACGGTTGTTGTgttttacaaaaattacTAAGCGTTTGTACTCTACAACAAATCTTCAAGATTTCGGTGAAAATTGTGCAATTTTTACCTGGATTAATCAACGATCAATTCGGTAACTATatcattcaatttttaTTAGATATCAAGGAATTAGACTTCTACTTGCTGGCTGAGTTATTCAATCGTTTATCCAATGAATTATGTCAATTATCTTGTTTGAAATTCTCCTCAAATGTTGTGGAAAAATTTATTAAGAAACTGTTCAGGATTATCACTGGATTCATTGCTAATAATAGTCGAGGAAACTCACAGAGGGGCTTAGTGGCCTCTGATGATGTTATAAATGCTTCCATGAACATACTTTTGACTActattgatatttttacCGTCAACTTAAACGTTTTGATCAGGGATAATTTTGGTAATTATGCGCTGCAAACACTGTTGGACGTTAAGAACTATTCTCCTTTGCTCGTATACAACAAAAATGGGAACACAAATGGGCAAAATTCCTCTAGTACATTGAATTACGGCAATTTTTGtaatgatttttcattgaagatTGGTAACCTGATTGTTCTCACCAAGGAGCTACTTCCAAGTATTAAGACTACGTCTTATGCGAAGAAGATCAAGTTGAAAGTCAAAGCTTATGCAGAAGCTACAGGTATACCATTTACTGATATATCTCCTCAAGCCAGCACAATGAATCATAACAGTTTTCAAACGATCAACAACGAAAACAAGAATccaaataataaaaatagcCATAACCATAATCAAAGTAATCAAAAGAGTCATACTCGTCATTTCTCCTTGCCAGCTAATACCTATCATAAAAGGAGTAACAGCTCTGtggcaaaaaatttctcaaaCCAATATGCAcaagatcaaaaaattcattccCCACAACAAAGTATGCATTTCAATCAAAACGCATATCCCGCATTGGGGGCTCCTTCTTTCAGTTCTCAAACTAACCCACCATTAGTTAGCCATAATTCACTACAAAACTTTGACAATCGTCAGTTTGCAAATTTAATGGCCCAACCAAATTCTGCTACGCCAATCCAttcattttcgtcatcCAATATTGCGACTTCAAATGCGTCTGTTCAAAGAGGATTCAAGCAGTCCGGATTTACGATGAATGACACCGATAAAATTAACGGTAATCAATTTTCGCCATATTCTAATGCTAATAGCCAGAACTTTGGCGAAGCATTTGTGCCAAGAATGCCATATCAAACGGAAAGTGCTAAGTGGGACTCGAACGTATCAATGAATCCTCAACACATGGGTCAAGGCCCCTACAATCAATTTAATTTCGGTCGCAACGCCAGTGCTTCCAATATGCCAACCATGAATACCGCTAGAACGTCTGACGAGCTTCAATTCACTTTACCATAA
- the TOS3 gene encoding serine/threonine protein kinase TOS3 (similar to Saccharomyces cerevisiae SAK1 (YER129W) and TOS3 (YGL179C); ancestral locus Anc_8.140) translates to MVLLKEPVPLLPQSSLLYNNASNVSSRIKETKKVKLSYNPLTKRQILNNFEILGTLGNGQYGKVKLGRDLDTGRLVAIKILNRFEKRSGYSLQVKMENPRIDQEVEVMKRCHHENVVELYEILNDPESAKVYLVLEYCSRGPVKWCPENQLEIKAVGPPILSFQQARNIVSDVVSGLEYLHSQGIIHRDIKPSNLLISSNGTVKISDFGVSILTAAESTNIQSSHEPILKSKTFGTPAFFAPELCSTETYCCRSSAIDIWSLGVTLYCLLFGTLPFNANSGLELFDNIINKPLDFPSYEEILKHDSSNVTIEEYRDAKDLLYKLLEKNPSRRISLAETKTHPFMCRYDNNAAPVVTPLLADPETFRELKISPPSSCKKVELLNLPVNSSFASLDSLYMEDFDHNNFRTAADRNLRHSPSANNVNILSPPAYHNIESRESSYSSFSSYTSSTAFTSQISIHDASLVGDQHYSADENGNSSRVNSRGLSQCKILSTFEEHSFESTQVDLSPALSPVSNPPPQMKTRLVEGTSSGKDELNMDTDASLVLKASDTQRTRRRMSLYKL, encoded by the coding sequence ATGGTACTACTTAAAGAACCTGTTCCGTTGCTGCCCCAATCATCTCTGTTATATAATAATGCGAGCAATGTTAGTAGTCGTATAAAAGAGACGAAAAAAGTCAAACTATCTTATAACCCCTTAACGAAGAGGCAAATCCTtaacaattttgaaattctagGCACCTTGGGTAATGGACAGTATGGCAAAGTGAAATTGGGAAGAGATCTTGACACGGGTAGGTTGGTTGCAATTAAAATTCTTAATAGATTCGAAAAGAGGAGCGGCTATTCTCTGCAGGTTAAGATGGAGAATCCAAgaattgatcaagaagTTGAAGTCATGAAAAGATGTCACCACGAAAATGTTGTGGAATTATAcgaaattttgaatgatcCCGAGAGCGCAAAGGTTTACCTTGTATTGGAATACTGCTCGAGAGGTCCCGTTAAGTGGTGTCCAGAAAATCAACTGGAGATAAAGGCAGTGGGGCCGCCAATATTGTCTTTTCAGCAAGCAAGGAATATAGTATCAGATGTCGTATCAGGATTGGAGTACTTACATTCCCAGGGAATAATACATCGAGACATCAAACCATCGAACCTGttaatttcatcaaatggAACGGTAAAGATATCCGATTTTGGCGTTTCTATTTTGACTGCAGCCGAAAGTACTAATATTCAATCATCGCATGAACCAATTCTAAAATCTAAAACATTTGGGACGCCAGCATTTTTCGCACCTGAACTTTGCTCCACTGAAACGTATTGTTGTCGCTCCTCTGCCATTGACATATGGTCTCTGGGTGTTACTCTGTATTGCTTATTGTTTGGAACGCTACCTTTCAATGCTAATTCAGGATTAGAATTATTTGATAACATTATTAACAAACCTTTGGACTTTCCATCGTATGAGGAAATATTAAAACATGATTCCTCGAACGTTACAATCGAAGAATATCGAGATGCCAAAGATCTCTTGTACAAGCTATTGGAGAAAAATCCTAGTAGACGAATATCATTGGCAGAAACCAAGACACATCCATTTATGTGCCGTTATGACAATAATGCTGCGCCAGTTGTAACACCTTTGTTGGCCGATCCAGAGACATTTCGGGAGTTGAAGATTTCACCGCCCTCTTCGTGCAAAAAAGTGGAATTGCTCAATCTACCAGTGAATTCATCGTTTGCCTCCCTAGACAGTCTTTATATGGAAGACTTTGACCACAATAATTTTAGGACTGCTGCCGACAGAAACTTAAGACACTCTCCATCAGCAAACAATGTAAATATTTTATCACCGCCAGCATATCACAACATTGAATCTAGAGAGTCATCCTATTcgtccttttcttcttacaCGTCATCTACTGCTTTCACATCCCAGATCAGTATTCATGATGCCTCTCTTGTCGGTGATCAACATTACTCGGCTGATGAGAATGGGAATTCATCAAGAGTGAATTCCCGTGGTCTCTCTCAATGTAAAATCCTCTCAACTTTCGAAGAACATTCCTTTGAGAGTACGCAAGTGGATTTGAGTCCCGCTCTTTCTCCTGTTAGTAATCCCCCACCTCAAATGAAAACTCGCCTGGTAGAAGGGACATCCAGCGGCAAGGACGAGCTCAACATGGATACAGATGCGTCACTTGTATTGAAAGCCAGTGATACGCAGCGGACGAGGAGGCGGATGTCGCTTTACAAGCTTTAG
- the SKDI07G0880 gene encoding uncharacterized protein (similar to Saccharomyces cerevisiae YGL176C; ancestral locus Anc_8.135) — protein sequence MAANLPGFYYDSERRRYFRISENQIVSSGGSTSQYNKDNIKRQRAREGYNKQLSVIKNKRQQTLEKYKNNLLNPLERAFRPIFYGKYTDGLSLQSAFLSRREDHQSHRPLSAGLLNVPNRMQIGMLANCVLFVTKEGSFQDKIAFATSRGCVAGFSSLSNYSEETFFISFSMAEFNPVLKYKSEPTDAFRTVKLERTIVTKEGSSNYLYHNVNDRSNVHTFVIFMQDLLSLKVLKVRQVKPKKNDCIYDSLVVGCNLIISVNDCCHFYSLTPEILPKPFIFLPKKGSSKSKGGSDITSLSFCIHEGSLPPPSKRLNSGVLYIGFRNGDSVAIKLKHIRKTTLLQYFENNEKKVENQTQFIKTTFKSIVSIKKLNSKGLIILSGMTEGEDTQRIIIIDTFLEETLVRKPTVSFRTKFLNVTKDTELFDVTDDGHYFIYGSTSARDGKGDFEVFSTILSRNLDYEKSENGNITMYPIRVMRDYCGSKGSESEFIHLHSASLPPRHATISNSMETATRQISLSSHASSENISLQKISFLIRREDSPYNGANILVTSTLV from the coding sequence TTCCGCATTTCTGAAAACCAAATCGTTTCTAGCGGAGGATCGACGAGCCAGTACAACAAAGACAATATAAAGCGACAACGGGCTCGGGAAGGATACAATAAGCAACTTTCAgtgataaaaaataaacgcCAGCAAACATTGGAAAAGTATAAGAATAATCTTCTCAATCCTTTAGAAAGAGCTTTTCGACCAATATTCTATGGAAAGTACACGGACGGTCTGAGTCTGCAGTCTGCATTCCTCTCTCGCCGTGAAGATCATCAGTCACATCGGCCTCTGTCTGCAGGATTGCTCAATGTTCCAAACAGAATGCAGATAGGAATGCTGGCAAACTGTGTCTTATTCGTTACTAAAGAAGGATCTTTTCAAGATAAAATAGCATTTGCCACCAGCAGGGGTTGTGTCGCAGGTTTTTCATCTCTCAGTAATTATTCCGAAGAaaccttcttcattagTTTTTCCATGGCTGAATTCAATCCTGTACTAAAATATAAGAGCGAACCAACCGATGCTTTTAGAACAGTGAAGCTAGAGCGAACAATTGTCACCAAAGAGGGATCAAGCAATTACCTCTACCATAATGTTAATGATAGGTCTAACGTGCATACTTTTGTCATATTTATGCAAGACCTTTTATCTCTAAAAGTGCTTAAAGTTCGTCAAGTcaaacccaaaaaaaatgactgCATATATGATTCTCTTGTCGTCGGATGCAACTTGATAATTAGCGTAAATGATTGCTGTCATTTCTATAGTTTGACTCCTGAAATACTTCCCAAACCATTTATCTTTCTTCCCAAGAAAGGTTCAAGTAAATCCAAAGGAGGAAGTGACATTacttctttatcattttgcATTCATGAAGGTTCTTTGCCACCGCCATCGAAAAGACTGAACTCGGGGGTATTGTATATAGGTTTCAGAAACGGTGATTCGGTAGCAATAAAATTAAAGCACATTCGAAAGACGACATTGTTACAGTACTTCGAAAACAACGAAAAGAAAGTGGAAAACCAGACCCAATTTATCAAGACTACTTTCAAATCTATCGTTTCTattaaaaaattgaatagCAAGGGCTTAATCATTTTATCTGGAATGACTGAGGGAGAGGATACACAACGAATAATAATTATTGATACCTTTCTGGAAGAAACCTTGGTAAGAAAACCGACCGTATCTTTCAGGACTAAGTTTTTAAATGTGACTAAAGATACAGAGCTATTTGATGTAACTGATGACGGgcattattttatttacgGTTCAACCAGTGCTAGGGATGGAAAGGGTGATTTTGAGGTATTTAGCACCATCTTATCTAGAAATCTAGATTACGaaaaatcagaaaatggaaatatCACCATGTATCCAATTAGAGTTATGAGAGACTACTGCGGGTCAAAAGGCTCTGAGTCTGAGTTTATTCATCTACATTCGGCGTCTTTACCGCCAAGGCATGCGACGATTAGTAATTCTATGGAAACTGCGACTAGACAGATTAGTCTCTCATCGCATGCTTCCTCTGAAAATATATCCCTccaaaaaatatcttttttgatcAGAAGAGAGGACAGTCCGTACAATGGAGCGAATATCCTTGTCACCTCGACCTTGGTGTAG